In Paraburkholderia terrae, a genomic segment contains:
- a CDS encoding YciI family protein, whose translation MLYIIYCRDDPRVSQSIRLAHKDAHLAYLEKHAQLILLGGAMLAEDGKTRVGSTLILNVENLAQAEAFSANEPFRCAGLYESVTITRMRRAQWRPDLAPQTVE comes from the coding sequence ATGCTTTACATCATTTATTGCCGCGACGATCCACGCGTCTCTCAAAGCATCCGGCTTGCGCACAAGGACGCACATCTCGCTTATCTCGAAAAGCACGCGCAGCTGATCCTGCTTGGTGGCGCCATGCTTGCGGAAGATGGTAAAACTCGCGTTGGGAGCACCTTGATCCTGAATGTCGAAAATCTCGCACAGGCCGAGGCGTTTTCAGCGAACGAGCCATTCCGTTGTGCTGGGTTATACGAGAGCGTTACTATCACTCGCATGCGACGCGCGCAGTGGCGCCCCGACCTTGCACCGCAGACGGTCGAATGA
- a CDS encoding LysR substrate-binding domain-containing protein yields the protein MAKREICHPVVFSGQSLRQMNPLRSRLKIRHIQVVVAIAEMGNLLRAAQALNITQPAISKALAEVEDVVGERLFDRTPFGTKPTLAGDALIRYGLNVLADMDRMHDALSAIRRGEGGQLRVGVFSLISQWAPFSRALIRLRAMATGLSLAIEDGNMEDLMSKLDAGTLDVVVGRYPYANQQSHHVVRGLAPDRIVAAVRDAHPVLTKSNLSITDLVGYPWILPPERNIVRIQLEMELKALGLAFKAVPLASLTIPVNVKLVQSSDLVMLMPSSLALEQADSWQLEILPIELPVSVGPLVAISRGDRVVDRLRDALIEILSEEAKV from the coding sequence GTGGCAAAGCGTGAAATTTGTCATCCTGTCGTTTTCAGTGGACAAAGCTTACGACAAATGAATCCGCTTCGATCGCGTCTGAAAATTCGACATATTCAAGTGGTGGTGGCTATTGCCGAAATGGGCAATCTGCTTCGCGCCGCGCAGGCGCTGAATATCACGCAGCCCGCTATTTCCAAAGCGCTGGCGGAGGTCGAAGATGTTGTCGGTGAGCGCCTGTTCGACCGCACCCCATTTGGTACCAAACCAACCCTCGCGGGTGACGCGCTCATCCGGTACGGTCTTAACGTGCTGGCCGATATGGATCGAATGCACGATGCCCTATCAGCGATCCGGCGGGGCGAAGGAGGTCAACTACGCGTCGGCGTATTTTCGCTGATTTCGCAATGGGCTCCGTTTTCTCGTGCTCTGATTCGATTGCGCGCTATGGCCACGGGTCTTTCACTGGCAATCGAAGACGGGAACATGGAAGATCTGATGTCCAAGCTGGACGCAGGTACGCTTGACGTAGTAGTTGGTCGATATCCATATGCAAATCAGCAGTCTCACCATGTGGTCAGAGGGCTCGCACCAGATCGCATAGTCGCAGCTGTGCGTGATGCACACCCGGTGCTCACAAAATCAAACTTGTCGATAACCGATCTGGTGGGCTACCCATGGATACTTCCACCTGAGCGCAATATTGTGCGTATCCAGCTTGAAATGGAGCTAAAGGCGCTCGGTCTGGCGTTTAAGGCTGTACCGCTCGCATCGTTAACGATACCTGTGAATGTGAAGTTAGTTCAGTCGAGTGATCTCGTGATGCTTATGCCAAGTTCGCTCGCGCTCGAGCAAGCCGATTCATGGCAGCTTGAGATTTTGCCCATCGAGTTGCCAGTGAGCGTTGGTCCTCTGGTCGCGATATCGCGTGGC
- the nbaC gene encoding 3-hydroxyanthranilate 3,4-dioxygenase encodes MKLPEAFNLEAWTEQHLPTSLGAIGNREVFKNSDFIFQVIKGPNARNDFHIDPWDEIFYQLHGHIFLDTLEDGKVVRHRINEGELFHLPKNIFHSPRRPPGSVGVVIERPRKQGEEDGMAWFCEKCGHMLHSVYFWCEDIETNLKRYVQEFNADEHLRTCKKCGTVLPDPTTVPQWAGDDWK; translated from the coding sequence ATGAAATTACCCGAGGCCTTCAATCTCGAAGCGTGGACTGAACAGCATTTGCCTACCTCGCTCGGTGCGATCGGCAATCGCGAGGTCTTCAAGAACAGCGACTTCATTTTCCAGGTAATCAAGGGTCCGAACGCCCGGAACGATTTCCATATCGACCCTTGGGATGAAATCTTCTATCAGCTGCATGGACACATCTTTCTTGACACGCTCGAGGACGGAAAGGTCGTTCGACATCGGATCAACGAAGGAGAGTTGTTCCATCTTCCGAAGAATATTTTTCACTCACCGCGCCGCCCCCCGGGCAGCGTTGGCGTAGTGATTGAGAGGCCTCGAAAGCAAGGCGAGGAGGATGGGATGGCCTGGTTTTGTGAGAAATGCGGGCATATGCTGCATAGTGTGTATTTCTGGTGCGAAGACATTGAAACAAACCTGAAGCGCTACGTGCAGGAGTTCAATGCGGACGAGCATCTGCGGACCTGCAAGAAGTGCGGGACCGTGCTCCCGGATCCAACTACGGTTCCGCAATGGGCCGGTGACGACTGGAAATGA
- a CDS encoding amidase family protein: protein MEGGSAAAIERLTACAAHVDSMNARTVEPQSTHELFIPKSGYISEITATLARAHADQWRCISRVTTERALDRAGELDTSCDETFLPLAGVPYVAKSAFNITGTPTLAGGPDVGSSDALPALKDAALIRRLDAAGAVLVGVAQMDEYAYGFLGDNPHYGAVINPTDSSAYSGGSSSGSAAAVAAGIVPFAIGTDTNGSVRVPAAFCGVFSLKPTYGLLPLDGCLPLAESLDHAGIIASSLSILERVWFALDVTATRAGAIASTKLGFAAEAYRRLCNDRVRSAFAAVRAAWKDAVDVELPDIQLSLATASIITAFEALKNHGEALDSHPQRYSAAITQRLRAAEKITPSEYEAALSIMRDIRSKVLAQFERHGVDVLVVPVAPVDRIEIGQHYLELDGITLAAADVAGLFTRPFSLTGLPVLTIPRRLSFECSGPPVALQLIARPGEESRLLALARELAEYRF from the coding sequence ATGGAAGGCGGATCGGCTGCGGCCATCGAGCGCCTGACCGCATGTGCCGCGCATGTAGATTCGATGAATGCGCGAACAGTGGAACCTCAAAGTACCCATGAACTGTTCATTCCGAAAAGCGGATACATATCTGAGATTACAGCGACGCTTGCTCGGGCGCACGCCGACCAGTGGCGTTGTATATCACGAGTAACCACTGAACGGGCGCTTGATCGAGCGGGTGAATTGGATACTTCATGCGACGAGACCTTCCTCCCGCTTGCTGGCGTTCCATACGTTGCAAAGAGTGCCTTCAATATCACGGGTACGCCGACGCTCGCCGGTGGCCCCGATGTCGGTTCGAGTGACGCTCTTCCAGCACTGAAAGACGCCGCTCTTATCCGACGTCTCGACGCGGCAGGAGCTGTGCTTGTAGGCGTTGCACAAATGGACGAGTACGCGTATGGCTTTCTTGGAGACAATCCTCACTACGGCGCGGTTATCAATCCGACGGATTCGTCCGCGTATAGCGGTGGTTCTTCCAGTGGATCTGCCGCAGCCGTCGCGGCTGGGATTGTTCCTTTCGCAATCGGCACGGACACAAACGGATCGGTGAGGGTGCCGGCGGCATTCTGTGGGGTATTTTCGCTGAAGCCGACATATGGCTTGTTGCCGCTCGACGGCTGTCTGCCGCTGGCCGAGAGTCTGGATCACGCAGGGATTATCGCCTCGTCGCTGTCGATTCTCGAGCGCGTCTGGTTCGCGCTCGACGTTACCGCGACGCGAGCTGGGGCGATCGCATCGACAAAGCTGGGATTTGCGGCTGAAGCGTACAGGCGTTTGTGCAATGATCGAGTACGGTCGGCTTTTGCTGCAGTGCGCGCAGCGTGGAAGGACGCAGTCGATGTGGAGCTACCGGATATCCAACTAAGTCTCGCGACGGCATCGATCATCACCGCCTTTGAAGCATTGAAAAATCACGGTGAAGCACTTGACAGTCATCCGCAACGTTATAGTGCGGCTATTACGCAGCGGTTGCGAGCAGCGGAGAAAATTACTCCGAGTGAGTATGAGGCAGCGCTGAGCATAATGCGAGATATCCGATCGAAGGTACTTGCGCAGTTCGAACGACACGGAGTAGATGTGTTGGTTGTCCCGGTTGCGCCTGTGGACCGAATCGAGATTGGCCAACATTACCTCGAACTCGATGGCATTACGCTCGCTGCAGCTGATGTGGCAGGCCTCTTTACACGCCCCTTTTCTTTGACAGGGCTCCCCGTTCTGACAATTCCACGGCGTCTTTCTTTCGAATGCTCCGGACCGCCCGTCGCGTTGCAGCTGATCGCGCGTCCTGGCGAAGAATCTCGCCTTCTCGCGTTGGCAAGGGAGCTTGCGGAATACAGGTTTTGA